In Prunus dulcis chromosome 1, ALMONDv2, whole genome shotgun sequence, the following are encoded in one genomic region:
- the LOC117629574 gene encoding uncharacterized protein LOC117629574 isoform X3, producing the protein MARFHPPTLHFAFFYILIALTTNPRLLLASDDDEFSIIDSDANLFHQDYSPPAPPPPPPHPPSVSCTDDLGGVGTLDATCKIVADTNLTSDVYIEGKGNFYILPGVRFYCSSPGCVVIVNITGNFSLGNSSSILAGAFELTAQNASFLDGSAVNTTALAGKPPAQTSGTPQGIEGAGGGHGGRGACCLVDETKLPEDVWGGDAYSWSTLQGPRSFGSRGGSTSREVDYGGLGGGRVWLEIKKFLVVNGSVLAEGGDGGTKGGGGSGGSIYIKARKMTGNGRISACGGNGYAGGGGGRVSVDVFSRHDDPEIFVHGGGSYACPENAGAAGTLYDAVPRSLFVNNHNKSTDTETLLLEFPFHPLWTNVYIENKARATVPLLWSRVQVQGQISLLSDGVLSFGLPHYASSEFELLAEELLMSDSVIKVYGALRMSVKMFLMWNSKMLIDGGGEEAVETSLLEASNLVVLRESSVIHSNANLGVHGQGLLNLSGPGDWIQAQRLVLSLFYSIHVGPGSVLRGPLENATSDSLTPKLYCENKDCPSELLHPPEDCNVNSSLSFTLQICRVEDIIIEGLVKGSVVHFHRARTIAIQSSGAISASGMGCTGGIGSGNILSNGSGSGGGHGGKGGIACYNGSCVEGGISYGNEELPCELGSGSGNDISAGSTAGGGIIGGVAEAPCPFKCISDRYHMPHCYTALEELIYTFGGPWLFGLLLIGLLILLALVLSVARMKFVGVDELPGPAPTQHGSQIDHSFPFLESLNEVLETNRAEESQSHVHRMYFMGPNTFGKPWHLPHTPPEQVKEIVVPSGRYEGPFNTFVDEINSIATYQWWEGAMYSILSVLAYPLAWSWQHWRRRLKLQRLREFVRSEYDHACLRSCRSRALYEGIKVAATSDLMLAYVDFFLGGDEKRTDLPPRLHQRFPVSLPFGGDGSYMAPFSLHSDNIVTSLMSQSVPPTTWYRMVAGLNAQLRLVCRGRLRVTLHPVLRWLESYANPALKIYGVRVDLAWFQATACGYCHYGLVVDALEEDSDPASVVSIDGAIRTEESRASSIYKEDSLGHLRETLISQSHRSSENLMRRKRTYGGIIEANNLQMLEEKRDIFYLLSFILHNTKPVGHQDLVGLVISMLLLGDFSLVLLTLLQLYSISLADVFLVLFILPLGILLPFPAGINALFSHGPRRSAGLARVHALWNLTSLINVVVAFVCGYVHYNTQSSNKIHQFQPWNISMDESEWWIFPAGLLLCKIFQSQLINWHVANLEIQDRSLYSNDVELFWQS; encoded by the exons ATGGCTCGCTTTCACCCTCCCACTCTCCATTTCGCCTTCTTCTACATCCTCATAGCCCTAACCACAAACCCTCGCCTCCTCCTCGCCTCCGATGACGACGAGTTTTCGATAATCGATTCCGATGCCAATCTCTTCCACCAGGACTACTCGCCGCCGGCTCCGCCTCCACCTCCGCCGCACCCGCCGTCCGTCTCGTGCACCGATGACCTCGGCGGCGTCGGCACTCTGGACGCCACGTGTAAGATAGTCGCCGACACGAACCTCACCAGCGACGTGTACATAGAAGGGAAGGGCAATTTTTATATCCTACCCGGGGTGAGATTCTATTGCTCGAGTCCTGGTTGCgttgtaattgttaacattaCTGGTAACTTTAGTTTAGGCAACTCCTCGTCGATTTTAGCTGGGGCTTTCGAGCTCACGGCGCAAAATGCCAGCTTTCTCGATGGCTCGGCGGTGAACACGACGGCTTTGGCGGGGAAGCCGCCGGCGCAGACCAGTGGGACCCCTCAGGGGATTGAGGGGGCGGGTGGGGGCCACGGAGGACGGGGCGCGTGTTGTTTGGTGGATGAGACGAAGCTTCCGGAGGACGTGTGGGGCGGCGACGCCTACTCGTGGTCGACGCTGCAGGGTCCGCGTAGTTTTGGGAGCCGAGGGGGGTCGACGAGTAGGGAGGTGGATTATGGAGGTTTAGGGGGTGGGAGGGTGTGGCTGGAGATCAAGAAATTTCTTGTGGTGAATGGAAGTGTTTTGGCTGAAGGAGGTGATGGAGGAACAAAAGGTGGAGGTGGTTCTGGTGGCAGCATCTACATTAAGGCTCGTAAAAT GACTGGTAATGGCAGGATAAGTGCTTGTGGCGGCAATGGTTATGCTGGTGGTGGCGGTGGAAGAGTGTCAGTTGATGTCTTTAGCAGGCACGACGACCCAGAAATTTTTGTGCATG GAGGAGGTAGCTATGCTTGTCCAGAAAATGCGGGTGCTGCTGGGACTCTATATGATGCAGTTCCTCGAAGCCTTTTTGTTAACAATCATAACAAGTCAACAGATACAGAAACACTTCTTTTGGAGTTTCCTTTTCATCCTCTTTGGACAAATgtttatattgaaaataagGCTAGGGCCACTGTTCCTTTGCTTTGGAGTCGTGTCCAG GTACAAGGACAGATAAGCCTTTTGAGTGATGGTGTGTTAAGCTTTGGACTTCCACATTATGCTTCATCAGAGTTTGAGTTATTGGCTGAAGAGTTGTTAATGAGTGACTCTGTAATCAAG GTGTATGGGGCTTTACGCATGTCTGTAAAAATGTTCTTGATGTGGAATTCCAAGATGCTCATTGACGGTGGTGGGGAAGAAGCTGTTGAGACATCCTTGCTTGAGGCTAGTAACTTAGTTGTTCTTAGG GAATCATCTGTGATACACTCTAATGCAAACCTGGGAGTTCATGGACAAGGTTTGTTGAACTTGTCAGGACCAGGAGATTGGATTCAAGCACAACGTCTGGTTCTATCACTATTCTACAGTATTCAT GTTGGACCTGGATCTGTTTTGCGTGGTCCCTTGGAGAATGCCACATCTGATTCTCT GACACCAAAGCTGTATTGTGAAAACAAAGATTGCCCCTCTGAACTACTCCATCCACCCGAAGATTGCAATGTGAACTCATCCCTGTCCTTTACTCTTCAG ATATGCCGAGTTGAGGATATCATTATTGAAGGCCTTGTAAAAGGATCTGTTGTTCATTTTCACCGGGCAAGGACCATTGCTATCCAGTCTTCTGGAGCAATAAGTGCATCAGGAATGG GCTGTACCGGCGGCATTGGTAGTGGCAACATTCTAAGCAATGGGAGTGGCAGTGGTGGCGGGCATGGTGGTAAAGGTGGGATTGCATGTTATAATGGTAGTTGTGTTGAGGGTGGAATCTCATATGGGAATGAAGAGTTGCCTTGTGAACTTGGTAGTGGAAGCGGAAATGACATTTCTGCTGGTTCAACTGCTGGTGGTGGTATTATCG GTGGTGTTGCTGAGGCTCCATGTCCTTTCAAATGCATTTCAGACAGATATCACATGCCACACTGTTATACAGCTCTTGAAGAATTGATTTACACATTTGGTGGGCCTTGGCTATTTGGTCTTCTTCTGATTGGTCTCCTCATCCTGTTAGCTTTGGTTCTCAGTGTTGCACGAATGAAATTTGTTGGGGTTGATGAATTACCAGGCCCCGCTCCCACTCAACATGGCTCACAAATAGATCACTCCTTCCCTTTCCTGGAGTCATTGAATGAG GTTTTGGAAACAAATAGAGCCGAGGAGTCACAAAGCCATGTGCACCGGATGTATTTTATGGGTCCTAATACGTTTGGCAAACCTTGGCATTTGCCCCACACTCCACCAGAGCAAGTAAAAGAGATTGT CGTTCCCTCTGGCAGATATGAGGGGCCATTCAATACATTTGTCGATGAGATTAATTCCATAGCCACTTATCAATGGTGGGAGGGAGCAATGTACAGCATTCTTTCTGTTCTTGCCTACCCCCTTGCATGGTCATGGCAGCACTGGCGCCGAAGATTGAAATTGCAACGTCTCCGTGAATTTGTTAGATCGGAATATGATCATGCCTGCTTACGGTCTTGTCGTTCACGAGCTCTATATGAAGGGATCAAG GTAGCTGCAACTTCTGACTTAATGCTAGCATATGTGGACTTCTTCCTTGGTGGGGATGAAAAGAGAACTGATCTTCCTCCTCGTTTACATCAAAGATTTCCTGTGTCATTACCTTTTGGAGGTGATGGAAGTTACATGGCCCCTTTCTCACTTCACAGCGATAATATTGTTACAAGCCTCATGAGTCAG TCAGTCCCACCTACCACATGGTACCGTATGGTGGCTGGTTTGAATGCACAATTACGCCTAGTTTGCCGTGGGCGGCTAAGAGTTACTCTTCATCCTGTCCTTAGGTGGCTTGAAAGTTATGCCAACCCTGCTTTGAAGATTTATGGTGTACGTGTTgatcttgcttggtttcaggCTACAGCTTGTGGTTATTGTCATTATGGATTGGTGGTGGATGCTCTTGAAGAGGACAGTGATCCGGCCTCTGTTGTGAGCATCGATGGAGCAATACGAACTGAAGAATCACG CGCAAGTAGCATTTACAAAGAAGATTCATTGGGTCATTTGAGAGAAACACTCATAAGCCAATCTCACAGAAGCAGTGAAAATCTAATGAGGCGAAAGAGAACATATGGAGGGATTATAGAGGCTAACAACTTACAAATGcttgaagaaaagagagatatattttatcttctctcttttatACTTCATAATACTAAACCTGTTGGACACCAG GATCTCGTTGGTTTAGTCATCTCAATGCTCCTCTTAGGAGATTTTAGCTTAGTTTTGCTTACATTGCTCCAGTTGTATTCAATTTCATTAGCGGATGTCTTTCTGGTTCTATTTATTTTACCACTTGGCATTCTTCTTCCATTTCCTGCTGGTATCAATGCTCTATTCAGTCATGGACCCAGACGTTCTGCTGGCCTTGCACGTGTACATGCTTTGTGGAACCTTACATCCTTGATTAATGTC gttgttgcttttgtttgtgGATATGTTCATTATAACACTCAGTcatcaaataaaatacatCAATTTCAACCCTGGAATATTAGCAT GGATGAAAGTGAATGGTGGATTTTTCCTGCTGGACTGCTGCTTTGTAAAATTTTTCAATCCCAGCTAATCAACTGGCATGTTGCCAATCTGGAGATTCAAGACCGTTCATTGTACAGCAATGATGTTGAGCTGTTCTGGCAGTCGTGA